In Elusimicrobiota bacterium, one DNA window encodes the following:
- a CDS encoding DUF3147 family protein — translation MVYYVVKVLITSLLVVFISEIAKRSSLMGAVVASLPLTSVLAMIWMYQETREAGKVADLSAGIFWLVLPSLPFFLLFPYLLRLKWNFYGALAASSAVMVGLYFGMVYFAGKAGIRI, via the coding sequence GTGGTTTATTACGTTGTTAAAGTTTTGATCACCAGTTTGTTGGTGGTTTTTATTTCGGAGATCGCCAAACGAAGTTCGCTCATGGGGGCGGTGGTGGCGTCGTTGCCCCTTACCTCGGTCCTGGCGATGATTTGGATGTACCAGGAGACCCGGGAGGCGGGGAAGGTGGCGGACCTGTCGGCGGGGATCTTTTGGTTGGTGTTGCCGTCGTTGCCTTTCTTTTTGCTGTTTCCCTATCTCCTGAGGCTGAAGTGGAATTTTTACGGGGCCTTGGCGGCGTCTTCCGCCGTGATGGTGGGGTTGTACTTTGGGATGGTGTATTTCGCGGGGAAAGCGGGGATTCGGATTTAG
- a CDS encoding PQQ-binding-like beta-propeller repeat protein translates to MIQIDEVPAGSWSGRVPRFIKHLQGLDVWAGGALGGGRLWAYTRGRNVLTGHARRGEAAALEVSLPGDGLHRSPPGWAALTGSVGFWDYRGEPGGVEFTALTAAGEKKFRTAIPLDYPRIDLPDAYAGPGPLAQPLALADGGWLLSGETSGAESAGGQVFLLDPHGRLLWKADGRAVALSKKTVVVNRGFDGVAGLDRENGEERWTKTLSGAEDLGGGADVWGFILPRGSEKGFHVHDAETGERRFALPCMEKTDLELKGRLRFGHGAAILCAEPLEFTEIVDGQGKRRARWRSAGRFVGFDGRRALFATREGDWALYDADKPEAVPAVLENGDIPDGELLKPFPDRLVVGDGGVAAFNAAWGRGWVFDLEG, encoded by the coding sequence ATGATTCAAATTGACGAGGTGCCCGCCGGGTCCTGGTCCGGGCGGGTCCCGCGCTTTATAAAGCACCTCCAAGGCCTGGACGTTTGGGCGGGGGGCGCCCTGGGCGGCGGTCGGTTGTGGGCCTACACCCGTGGACGGAATGTGTTGACGGGGCACGCTCGGCGTGGCGAGGCCGCGGCCCTGGAAGTGTCTTTGCCGGGGGACGGGTTGCACCGGTCGCCGCCGGGATGGGCCGCTTTGACGGGAAGCGTGGGTTTTTGGGACTACCGGGGGGAACCGGGGGGCGTGGAGTTCACCGCCCTGACCGCGGCGGGGGAAAAGAAGTTTCGAACGGCGATCCCGCTGGATTACCCGCGGATTGATTTGCCCGATGCCTACGCCGGACCGGGGCCCCTGGCGCAACCTCTGGCCCTGGCCGACGGCGGGTGGCTCTTGAGCGGAGAGACCTCCGGCGCGGAAAGCGCGGGAGGGCAAGTCTTCCTCCTCGACCCCCACGGGCGATTGCTGTGGAAGGCCGATGGGCGTGCGGTGGCGCTGTCCAAAAAAACCGTGGTGGTGAACCGGGGCTTTGACGGTGTCGCGGGGCTGGACCGGGAAAACGGCGAGGAGCGGTGGACGAAGACCCTGTCCGGCGCCGAGGACCTGGGCGGGGGCGCGGACGTGTGGGGATTTATTCTCCCCCGCGGGAGCGAGAAGGGGTTTCACGTTCACGACGCGGAAACGGGGGAACGGCGGTTCGCCCTGCCCTGCATGGAAAAGACGGATTTGGAATTGAAGGGCCGGTTGCGGTTCGGCCACGGGGCGGCGATTCTTTGCGCGGAGCCCTTGGAATTCACCGAGATCGTGGACGGTCAAGGAAAACGGCGGGCCCGGTGGCGAAGCGCGGGGCGCTTCGTGGGGTTCGACGGGCGGCGGGCTCTCTTTGCGACCCGGGAGGGGGACTGGGCTCTTTACGACGCCGACAAGCCGGAGGCGGTCCCGGCGGTCCTTGAAAACGGCGACATCCCCGACGGGGAATTGCTGAAGCCTTTTCCCGACCGATTGGTTGTCGGGGACGGGGGCGTGGCGGCGTTCAACGCGGCCTGGGGGCGGGGTTGGGTTTTTGATTTGGAGGGCTAG
- a CDS encoding DUF1259 domain-containing protein: MRKTLRAAVAALGGLTLLAPVWAEPKLDTARIEQWTGLKGTWNEAEDVFKVTFPRTDLDIKAAGVKLSPAQGLMAWVAFTPMGNRVAVMGDLVLAEDQVNPVMSAALDYGLEVTALNNHFLWEAPRGMFMHIGGMGDAEAMAAAVGKVFEKLKETTGGKGALPDTPEAAGTPLDGKALDAVFGATGETIDGVYKIVIEKTTRMGGHSLGKAMGVNTWAAFTGTDAKALVDGDVAAYESELQGVLKNLRKAGLYVTAIHNRLTGETPRVIFVHYWGVGPAGDLAKGIQTALSDQGKSKETKKRRPLNPAIQKWYPKTRID, translated from the coding sequence GTGAGAAAAACTTTGCGAGCGGCGGTCGCCGCCCTGGGGGGCCTGACGCTATTGGCCCCGGTGTGGGCCGAGCCCAAGCTGGACACGGCCCGGATTGAGCAATGGACGGGGCTTAAAGGCACCTGGAACGAGGCGGAGGACGTTTTTAAAGTCACCTTCCCCCGGACGGATTTGGACATCAAAGCGGCGGGCGTGAAATTGAGCCCCGCCCAGGGCCTGATGGCCTGGGTGGCCTTTACGCCCATGGGGAACCGCGTGGCGGTCATGGGCGACCTGGTGCTGGCGGAGGACCAGGTGAACCCGGTGATGAGCGCGGCGCTGGACTACGGGTTGGAAGTGACGGCGCTGAATAACCATTTTCTCTGGGAGGCGCCCCGGGGGATGTTCATGCACATCGGCGGGATGGGCGACGCGGAGGCCATGGCGGCGGCCGTGGGGAAAGTTTTTGAAAAGCTAAAAGAGACGACCGGCGGAAAGGGCGCCCTGCCCGACACGCCGGAGGCGGCCGGGACGCCTCTGGACGGAAAGGCCTTGGACGCCGTTTTCGGCGCGACGGGGGAAACGATCGACGGGGTGTACAAGATCGTCATCGAAAAGACGACGCGCATGGGTGGGCACTCCCTGGGAAAGGCCATGGGGGTCAATACCTGGGCGGCCTTCACCGGCACCGACGCCAAGGCCCTGGTGGATGGGGACGTGGCGGCTTACGAGTCGGAACTTCAAGGCGTGCTCAAGAATTTGCGGAAGGCGGGCCTCTATGTGACGGCCATTCACAACCGCCTGACGGGGGAAACACCCCGAGTGATCTTTGTGCACTACTGGGGCGTGGGCCCGGCGGGGGATTTGGCCAAAGGGATCCAGACGGCCTTGAGCGACCAGGGGAAAAGCAAGGAAACTAAAAAGCGTCGGCCGCTCAACCCGGCGATTCAAAAGTGGTATCCCAAGACGCGGATCGACTGA
- the rho gene encoding transcription termination factor Rho, whose translation MMRPRNFDRNNPRRSPPPPKRDENEARFYDGQAIDPSPRIRLEDGSSALTVRAMDLVAPIGMGQRGYIVAPPGSGKTTFLKDICNAVAKGQPNIKLYCLLINERPEEVTDFKRNVVAEVRASSSDNTQEQHVQVADTLMRQAVREAGAGQNVMIVIDSLTRLARVHNAERHSSGRTLSGGMDARAMEIPRRIFGAARKIENGGSLTILATVLVETGSRMDDVIFEEFKGTGNMEIILSREISTRRIFPAIDIAKSGTRKEELLLGPEELGAVRKLRRVLAKMTPVDAAQQLVTELQSYPTNKEFLAAVDKFASEK comes from the coding sequence ATGATGCGTCCCAGAAATTTCGACCGAAACAACCCGCGACGGTCCCCTCCTCCTCCCAAAAGGGACGAGAACGAGGCCCGCTTTTACGACGGGCAGGCCATTGATCCGTCCCCCCGCATCCGGCTGGAGGACGGCAGTTCGGCCTTGACCGTGCGGGCCATGGATTTGGTGGCGCCCATCGGCATGGGGCAACGGGGATACATCGTGGCCCCGCCGGGGTCCGGCAAGACGACCTTCCTAAAAGACATCTGCAACGCGGTGGCCAAGGGCCAGCCCAACATCAAGCTTTACTGCCTGCTGATCAACGAGCGCCCCGAGGAAGTGACCGATTTTAAACGCAACGTGGTGGCGGAAGTTCGGGCGTCGTCCTCGGACAACACCCAGGAACAGCACGTGCAGGTGGCCGACACCCTGATGCGCCAGGCGGTGCGGGAGGCGGGGGCGGGGCAGAACGTGATGATCGTGATCGACTCCCTGACCCGGCTGGCGCGGGTGCACAACGCGGAGCGGCATTCCAGCGGGCGGACGCTCTCGGGCGGGATGGACGCCCGGGCCATGGAGATCCCCCGGCGGATCTTCGGCGCGGCGCGAAAGATTGAAAACGGCGGCTCCCTGACGATTTTGGCCACGGTGCTGGTGGAGACCGGAAGCCGCATGGACGACGTGATCTTTGAGGAGTTCAAAGGCACGGGGAACATGGAGATCATTTTGTCCCGGGAGATCTCGACCCGGCGGATTTTCCCGGCCATCGACATCGCCAAAAGCGGCACGCGCAAAGAGGAATTGTTGCTGGGGCCGGAGGAACTGGGCGCGGTTCGGAAGTTGCGCCGGGTGCTGGCCAAGATGACCCCGGTGGACGCGGCCCAGCAGTTGGTGACGGAGTTGCAGTCCTACCCCACCAACAAAGAGTTTCTGGCCGCGGTGGACAAGTTTGCCTCGGAAAAATAG
- a CDS encoding SDR family oxidoreductase, translating to MILLTGATGYVGGRLLNSLCKVGREVRCLARRPEALASRLVPGVEVVAGDALDPAALDKALARVEAAYYLIHSMGNAVDFEEQDRRQARLFGEAAKRAGVKRIIYLGGLGEEGPGLSPHLRSRQEVGRLLRESGVPVLEFRASIVLGSGSLSFEMIRSLVERLPVMVTPRWVTVEAQPIGIEDLLAYLMAALTAPLTQSRIYEIGGEDRMSYADLMREYARQRGLKRWMIPVPVLTPWLSSLWLGLVTPLFARIGRKLIESIRHPTVVRDDAARRDFDVRPGGVREAMALALRNEERQFAETRWSDAFSSLGVPEASHARLGNRLVDTRTRRVPVPPERAFRPIRRIGGDRGWYYANALWVLRGFWDRLAGGPGLRRGRRDPEALRVGDALDFWRVEAYEPDRRLRLAAEMRLPGRAWLEFEVTPEGDGSVIRQTAIFDPRGLAGLAYWYALYPAHRVIFAGMLRALARKARA from the coding sequence TTGATTCTTCTGACGGGGGCCACGGGGTATGTGGGGGGGCGGTTGTTGAATTCCCTTTGCAAGGTCGGGCGCGAGGTTCGTTGTTTGGCGCGGCGGCCGGAGGCCCTGGCCTCGCGCCTCGTGCCCGGGGTGGAGGTGGTGGCCGGGGACGCCCTGGACCCGGCGGCGCTGGACAAGGCCCTGGCGAGGGTAGAGGCGGCGTACTATTTGATCCACTCCATGGGCAACGCGGTGGATTTCGAGGAGCAGGACCGTCGGCAGGCGCGTCTCTTCGGCGAGGCGGCCAAGCGGGCGGGGGTGAAGCGGATCATTTACCTGGGCGGGTTGGGGGAAGAGGGGCCCGGGCTGTCGCCCCATTTGCGGAGCCGGCAGGAGGTGGGGCGGTTGTTGCGGGAGTCGGGCGTGCCGGTGTTGGAGTTTCGGGCGTCAATCGTGTTGGGATCGGGCAGTTTGTCCTTTGAAATGATCCGCTCGCTGGTGGAGCGGCTGCCGGTCATGGTCACGCCGCGCTGGGTGACGGTGGAGGCCCAACCCATCGGCATTGAAGACCTGTTGGCCTATTTGATGGCGGCCCTGACGGCGCCTCTGACCCAAAGCCGGATTTACGAGATCGGCGGGGAAGACCGGATGTCCTACGCGGACCTCATGCGGGAATACGCGCGCCAGCGGGGGCTCAAACGCTGGATGATCCCGGTGCCGGTTTTGACCCCGTGGCTTTCCAGCCTGTGGTTGGGGCTGGTGACGCCGCTTTTTGCCCGGATCGGCCGGAAGCTGATAGAAAGCATTCGCCATCCGACCGTGGTGCGGGACGACGCCGCCCGGCGGGACTTTGACGTGCGGCCCGGGGGCGTGCGGGAGGCCATGGCCCTGGCGCTACGAAACGAAGAGCGCCAATTTGCCGAGACCCGGTGGTCCGACGCCTTTTCCTCCCTGGGGGTTCCGGAGGCGTCCCACGCGCGGCTGGGCAACCGGCTGGTGGACACCCGGACCCGGCGGGTGCCGGTGCCGCCGGAAAGAGCCTTTCGGCCCATCCGGCGGATCGGCGGGGATCGCGGGTGGTACTACGCCAACGCGCTTTGGGTCTTGAGGGGGTTTTGGGACCGCTTGGCGGGCGGGCCCGGACTGCGCCGGGGGCGGCGGGACCCCGAAGCCCTGCGGGTGGGGGACGCGTTGGATTTTTGGCGGGTGGAGGCCTACGAGCCGGACCGCCGCCTGCGGCTGGCGGCCGAGATGCGCCTGCCGGGACGGGCCTGGCTGGAATTTGAAGTGACGCCGGAAGGCGACGGTTCCGTGATACGGCAAACGGCGATCTTTGACCCCCGGGGGTTGGCGGGGCTCGCCTATTGGTACGCCCTATATCCAGCGCACCGGGTGATCTTCGCCGGGATGCTCCGGGCCCTGGCCCGGAAGGCCCGGGCCTAG
- a CDS encoding DUF3185 family protein, producing MNRGLSVALLAVGVVLIVYGLKASDSFGSDVSRFFTGSPTNKSIWLLIGGALSAAAGLAGLVRGSKG from the coding sequence GTGAACAGAGGTCTTTCGGTGGCGCTGTTGGCGGTGGGGGTGGTGTTGATCGTTTATGGGCTCAAGGCGTCGGATTCCTTTGGGTCGGACGTGTCGCGGTTCTTCACGGGGTCGCCCACGAACAAATCGATTTGGTTGTTGATCGGCGGGGCGCTGTCGGCCGCGGCCGGTTTGGCGGGGTTGGTGCGCGGGTCCAAGGGTTAG
- a CDS encoding tetratricopeptide repeat protein translates to MRGLEKVWLLAVLLPACATFPQMARHADPLTPRQHLQLGAVYEAQGQADNAAAQYEAAIKADRKYLPGHLALGNLAFAAGDMAKAETHYRRARRLDPRDAAANNNLAMVYLTVGKNLDKAERYAERALEQGGPLRPYVLETLTELYLREGRVLEARIAQKAAEESAPADNKELQARIAKNREQLPAKLK, encoded by the coding sequence ATGCGGGGCCTTGAAAAAGTTTGGCTATTGGCGGTTTTGTTGCCGGCCTGCGCGACCTTCCCCCAGATGGCGCGGCACGCGGACCCTCTGACGCCCCGGCAACACCTGCAGTTGGGCGCGGTGTACGAAGCCCAGGGCCAGGCGGACAACGCCGCCGCCCAGTACGAAGCGGCGATCAAGGCGGACCGGAAATATCTGCCGGGCCATCTGGCCCTGGGGAACCTGGCCTTTGCCGCCGGCGACATGGCCAAGGCCGAAACCCATTACCGGCGGGCCCGGCGGCTGGACCCCCGGGACGCCGCCGCCAACAACAACCTGGCCATGGTGTATCTCACGGTGGGAAAAAATTTGGACAAGGCGGAACGTTACGCGGAAAGGGCCCTGGAACAGGGCGGGCCCCTGCGGCCCTATGTTTTGGAAACCCTGACGGAGCTTTACCTCCGGGAGGGGCGGGTGCTGGAGGCCAGGATCGCCCAGAAAGCGGCGGAGGAATCGGCCCCCGCGGACAACAAGGAGTTGCAAGCGCGGATCGCTAAAAACCGGGAGCAGCTTCCCGCCAAATTGAAATGA
- a CDS encoding C39 family peptidase, with product MKLGGSVRWARGVILGTLAAGCAGAGVNNAPTRDPDVRVTDQRLLSVPFFPDNTDQCGPSSLASVLSFWGTPTAPGDLKSEIYLAQVKGSLPMDLMLAAQNRGFKAHLYNGSLEDVKVELSRGHPLVAFLNRGFLFAPMGHFVVVSGFDEVRQGFYVHSGLSKNKFMRYGSFWRNWKKTQQTTLLILPPDRDQESLHAGP from the coding sequence TTGAAATTGGGCGGTTCCGTGCGGTGGGCCCGGGGTGTAATCCTGGGGACGTTGGCGGCGGGTTGCGCCGGCGCCGGGGTGAACAACGCCCCCACGCGGGACCCGGACGTGCGGGTCACCGATCAGCGGTTGCTGAGCGTGCCCTTCTTCCCGGACAACACGGACCAATGCGGGCCCTCTTCCCTGGCCAGCGTGCTCAGTTTTTGGGGGACGCCCACGGCGCCGGGGGACCTGAAAAGCGAAATCTATTTGGCCCAGGTCAAGGGCAGTTTGCCCATGGATCTGATGCTGGCGGCGCAAAACCGCGGCTTTAAGGCCCACCTCTACAACGGAAGTTTGGAGGACGTCAAAGTCGAACTGTCCCGCGGGCACCCACTGGTGGCTTTTTTGAACCGGGGGTTTTTGTTCGCCCCCATGGGGCATTTTGTGGTGGTGAGCGGGTTTGACGAGGTGCGGCAGGGATTTTACGTGCATTCCGGCCTGTCGAAAAACAAGTTTATGCGCTACGGAAGCTTTTGGCGGAACTGGAAAAAGACCCAACAGACGACCCTTCTGATTTTGCCGCCGGACCGGGACCAGGAGTCTCTCCATGCGGGGCCTTGA
- a CDS encoding PA2779 family protein, producing MKKKCSFSMKSLAGALAVATTLAFTLTPKGWAMIAPVLDRGEIGQTTDARAADLKTIQTALESQIVRQRLAEMKLTPAQIEARLSKLSDAQLHQTASRIQTVSAGGDGGGLVITVLLVAVLVALFLYLFRRI from the coding sequence ATGAAGAAGAAGTGTTCGTTTTCGATGAAGTCGTTGGCGGGGGCGTTGGCGGTTGCGACGACCTTGGCCTTTACCCTGACGCCCAAGGGCTGGGCGATGATTGCGCCGGTCCTGGACCGGGGGGAAATCGGCCAAACCACGGACGCGCGGGCGGCGGATCTAAAGACCATTCAGACGGCCTTGGAATCCCAAATCGTTCGGCAGAGATTGGCGGAGATGAAGCTCACCCCGGCGCAGATTGAGGCGCGGTTGAGCAAGCTCTCGGACGCGCAGTTGCACCAAACGGCGAGCCGGATACAGACCGTGAGCGCGGGCGGTGACGGCGGCGGGTTGGTGATTACGGTGCTCTTGGTGGCGGTGTTGGTGGCATTGTTCCTGTATTTGTTCCGGCGCATATAA
- a CDS encoding right-handed parallel beta-helix repeat-containing protein: MNRRFLFFLGLAGWAGATARSATYYVEAARGNDAWAGTVANGGFLPSGCESDGNTSDCANGPWKTLARANAAPLNPGDSVLLKRGEVWREPLVVGRSGNASSPITFGAYGSGSLPRIIASTRVTGWTLASGNIYWAAVPGEVNQVLVDDDALEEAYEPNGDFFYADATHATDPNQRIIDNDMAISAGVLTGARVIMKTLPWAYETKVVQSYAAGSHTLTLDSPTSDPITTGVGYRLIGKIDFLNRAGEWVYDSSAGRLYVWLKDSASPAGHRVEMNGTAVGIEIEGRNYITVQDLAVEGASDSGIHVKYSASGNATVHTEIKRVALTSCWIGVRVEGGNLKVENFVLQDSLIQKCAKAGLSLIYVNGGTITGNRVEDTGQNTSGSYQIGIEMINLQNGVVSGNTVLRSGWCGISAVGDNLTIDSNRIEDSCLFSTDCGAIYTGSAKDVRDHPYHATPPGIRISHNFIRRCPGYWAGSTVDHSQAEGIYLDNESTQYTVENNAILDVGDCGIQLHDAYNNVVRNNVVFGGRRGALRFIEDDNLVYGDGGAAGFATNNSVHDNLLLNDVSAENPTVMIFGFLGSLRVGALDHNVYGQLYTDQFASSYIPDGLTGGPPSVYYSLSKWRSELMQDAHSLWLGDWYQAEKYRNTAVLGPSLISNGTFNAGISSWSRYPGSAVIDWDSSAGGVQPGSLRMTYDTATDGAMTNSGSFSLIAGVTYELKYTARALSNTTLTPTLRLAADPYTVHAQFRTVAAPSWKTFAFHFTPSVNLPNTRLDFESPGGMATAYWLDDVQLVPVTAVLNDPLKAMRVLANDTDTPQSFPLSGRAADVSGTIVDSAVLLPPWTIKPLLFPYDNADGACNNRETHATAPGDCAVGEQGPDVDDRVPPGPPSSLKATVHSSTQISLVWGAAVDDRIVRGYRVSRNGALLGEAAGLSFADSGLTPGKVYFYSVAAVDEGNNLSEPATLVAATWPTDADPAVLKSTRKVVTPGAGASTDGAVFGANARRLEVFTARGDKVFESSSDGAAPLHWEGQDGGGAPVVSGAYLVVVTDAQGRQEFQVIAVEH, from the coding sequence ATGAACCGGCGTTTTCTTTTCTTCCTCGGCTTGGCGGGATGGGCCGGCGCGACCGCCCGTTCGGCCACCTATTACGTGGAGGCGGCGCGGGGCAACGACGCCTGGGCCGGGACGGTCGCCAACGGCGGGTTTCTCCCGAGCGGATGCGAGTCGGATGGGAACACCTCCGACTGCGCCAACGGCCCCTGGAAAACGCTGGCCAGAGCGAACGCCGCTCCGCTGAACCCCGGCGATTCGGTGTTGTTAAAGCGGGGCGAGGTGTGGAGAGAGCCGCTTGTCGTGGGGCGGTCCGGAAACGCGTCTTCCCCCATCACGTTCGGCGCCTACGGATCCGGCTCTTTGCCGAGGATCATCGCGTCCACCCGCGTCACGGGGTGGACGCTGGCTTCCGGAAATATCTACTGGGCCGCCGTCCCGGGCGAGGTCAATCAAGTCCTTGTCGATGACGACGCTTTGGAAGAGGCCTATGAACCGAACGGAGACTTTTTTTATGCCGACGCCACCCACGCCACCGACCCCAATCAACGGATCATCGACAACGACATGGCGATCTCCGCCGGCGTTTTGACGGGGGCCCGTGTGATAATGAAGACGCTCCCCTGGGCCTACGAGACCAAAGTGGTTCAATCCTACGCGGCGGGCTCCCACACCCTCACTCTTGATTCACCGACGTCCGATCCGATCACGACGGGCGTCGGGTACCGCCTTATTGGCAAAATAGATTTTTTGAATCGGGCGGGGGAATGGGTCTACGATTCCTCCGCCGGCCGTTTGTATGTGTGGTTAAAGGACAGCGCCTCCCCCGCGGGCCATCGGGTGGAAATGAACGGGACGGCCGTCGGCATTGAGATCGAAGGGAGAAATTACATAACCGTGCAAGATCTGGCGGTGGAGGGGGCTTCGGACAGCGGGATCCACGTCAAATACTCGGCTTCCGGGAACGCGACCGTCCATACCGAAATTAAAAGAGTCGCTTTAACCTCCTGTTGGATCGGGGTTCGCGTTGAGGGGGGCAATTTAAAAGTGGAAAATTTCGTTTTGCAAGATTCCCTCATTCAAAAATGCGCCAAGGCGGGGTTAAGCTTGATTTACGTCAACGGAGGGACGATTACTGGAAACCGAGTGGAAGACACGGGGCAAAACACCTCGGGTTCATACCAGATCGGGATTGAAATGATCAATTTGCAAAATGGCGTCGTTTCGGGGAACACCGTTCTGCGAAGCGGTTGGTGCGGGATAAGCGCTGTGGGCGATAATTTGACCATCGATTCCAATCGAATTGAAGATTCTTGTTTGTTCTCCACCGACTGCGGCGCCATTTATACCGGATCGGCCAAAGATGTCCGGGACCACCCCTACCACGCCACCCCGCCGGGGATACGCATCAGCCATAACTTCATTCGCCGCTGCCCCGGGTATTGGGCGGGTTCGACGGTGGATCATTCCCAAGCGGAGGGCATCTATTTGGACAACGAATCCACCCAGTACACCGTCGAAAACAACGCCATCCTTGACGTCGGAGATTGCGGGATTCAACTTCACGACGCCTACAACAACGTGGTCCGGAACAACGTCGTTTTTGGCGGCCGACGGGGCGCTTTGCGTTTCATTGAAGACGACAACCTCGTGTACGGGGATGGGGGCGCCGCGGGGTTTGCGACCAACAATTCCGTCCATGACAATCTTTTGTTAAACGACGTCTCCGCCGAAAATCCAACGGTCATGATCTTCGGATTTTTGGGAAGCCTCCGGGTGGGGGCTCTCGATCACAACGTTTACGGGCAACTCTACACGGATCAATTCGCCTCCAGTTACATTCCCGACGGTTTAACCGGCGGCCCCCCGTCGGTCTATTACAGCTTGTCCAAATGGCGGTCCGAGCTGATGCAAGACGCCCATTCCCTGTGGTTGGGCGACTGGTATCAAGCGGAAAAATATCGAAACACGGCCGTGCTGGGCCCCAGCCTGATTTCGAACGGAACGTTCAATGCCGGGATTTCTTCTTGGTCGCGATATCCCGGGAGCGCCGTCATTGACTGGGATTCCTCGGCCGGAGGGGTTCAACCCGGCAGTCTCCGCATGACCTACGACACGGCCACCGACGGCGCGATGACCAACAGCGGCTCCTTTTCTTTGATCGCGGGCGTGACCTACGAACTGAAATACACCGCTCGGGCTCTTTCCAACACCACGCTGACCCCCACGTTGCGGTTGGCGGCGGACCCCTACACCGTCCACGCCCAATTTCGCACCGTGGCCGCCCCCTCCTGGAAAACGTTCGCCTTCCACTTTACCCCCTCCGTGAACTTGCCCAACACGCGTTTGGATTTCGAGTCCCCCGGAGGAATGGCGACCGCCTACTGGCTGGACGATGTTCAGCTGGTCCCCGTCACCGCCGTGCTCAACGACCCGTTGAAGGCGATGCGGGTGCTTGCCAACGACACCGACACCCCCCAATCCTTCCCGCTCTCCGGTCGCGCCGCCGATGTCTCGGGAACGATCGTGGATTCCGCCGTCCTCCTTCCTCCGTGGACCATCAAACCCCTCCTCTTCCCCTACGACAACGCGGACGGCGCGTGCAACAACCGGGAAACCCACGCCACCGCCCCCGGGGATTGCGCGGTCGGCGAGCAGGGGCCCGATGTCGATGACCGCGTTCCCCCGGGCCCTCCGTCCTCGCTCAAAGCGACGGTCCATTCCTCCACGCAGATTTCGCTTGTTTGGGGGGCGGCGGTCGACGACCGAATCGTTCGCGGCTACCGGGTGTCGCGAAACGGCGCTTTGCTGGGCGAAGCGGCGGGACTGTCTTTCGCGGACAGCGGTTTGACGCCCGGGAAAGTCTATTTTTACAGCGTGGCAGCGGTGGACGAGGGAAACAACCTGTCGGAGCCGGCGACCCTGGTGGCCGCGACGTGGCCCACCGACGCCGACCCCGCCGTCTTGAAATCGACCCGCAAGGTCGTCACCCCCGGGGCCGGGGCGTCGACCGACGGCGCCGTCTTCGGCGCCAACGCCCGCCGCTTGGAGGTGTTCACCGCCCGCGGCGACAAGGTCTTCGAGTCCTCCTCCGATGGCGCCGCCCCCCTGCACTGGGAAGGCCAGGACGGCGGCGGAGCCCCGGTCGTCTCCGGGGCCTACCTCGTCGTCGTCACCGACGCCCAGGGCCGCCAGGAGTTCCAGGTCATCGCCGTTGAACACTAA